A DNA window from Enoplosus armatus isolate fEnoArm2 chromosome 9, fEnoArm2.hap1, whole genome shotgun sequence contains the following coding sequences:
- the LOC139290852 gene encoding myocardin: MTLLASERSLLIRNKFRSVLQLRIQNRRQSEINADPGLKSTCPPQKAEKDQSEALRLTDDGAAQKLPPSGLKTETAQERTVCGAQRQKKARQAQDLTERIQRPPGPLEQQHEHTRPLENRPASFPLSVDVFEDDISSCSSSSPTEQHGVHQSPAFSSLPGLSGDQLLSDFSAVGPPLNHSPGHAQSGLALLPATEGIRQPMSVTLGESNSMATTGRPNGMYLTSQTTPLLPKTARPPSPTCSSSLPASLNFNHVPRPRKPRDTKPKMRKLKYHQYIPPDQRGGSGTGGGGAKQKSPTESLDPASSHLLKQQQVFLQLQILQNQQQQQQQQQQLTVVPRGDHNDLVKSSGAMPLNPQPVPATTNHTPMDTNPSSKPELLPANLVDLTVSELRQQLRKRGLPVSGTKPALLQRLRPFQLPHSCLTPAPLCQLGTSLEPLTPCPPLPPSQSPGSSSSSGLDSPSSSPNQQIYIPDRGIPNGILSDAPNGILNTVPNGFSNAASVSSATEQCGLTNAVFLAPASTASGTPSPSLPMSSSSPLQCGTPWRTENKQQQQQQELSVELEMRERLRSRPRDRSTNTSNESCGGSLHPFLQQDPGCSRGKPETDAQTEVLFTQVFCCQPCDVIGQDFELPVQITASPVQTLPGVRSLEEELQEAIQKAQMDPRQSIDDILDEPMTCVGSVNVCDHKSPAHSVPGPSPTPPQADQSQASQQHNKDDNFLPSPLCSSLLLELPPSPAVINPSQVIPAPPPPPICTSPLPYAGKSRKRRAPTLFDAADWLETLTSGLRPLTPPTAPFVESDFSLDSDLNVSRVLDLMIEQW; this comes from the exons aTGACACTGCTGGCCTCCGAGAGGTCGCTCCTCATCCGGAATAAGTTCCGCTCAG TCCTGCAGTTGAGGATTCAGAACCGAAGGCAGAGTGAAATCAATGCAGACCCTG GGTTGAAATCAACTTGCCCCCCtcaaaaggcagagaaagaccAGAGTGAAGCTCTG CGTCTAACTGACGATGGTGCCGCTCAGAAGTTGCCCCCTAGTGGtctgaaaactgaaactgcaCAAG AGAGAACTGTGTGTGGGGCCCAGAGGCAGAAGAAGGCTCGCCAGGCGCAGGACCTCACTGAGAGGATCCAGCGTCCGCCTGGACCTTTGGAGCAGCAGCACGAACACACACGGCCCCTGGAGAACC gtcctgcctccttccctctgtcagTTGATGTCTTCGAAGATGACATCTCCTcttgctcctcctcctcgcccacCGAGCAACATGGCGTTCACCAATCACCAGCCTTTTCTTCACTGCCAGGGCTCTCAGGTGACCAATTACTGAGTGACTTCTCAGCTGTGGGCCCACCCCTTAACCACAGCCCCGGTCACGCTCAG TCTGGTTTGGCGTTGCTCCCGGCAACCGAGGGCATCAGACAACCGATGAGTGTAACACTGGGTGAATCAAACTCCATGGCAACAACTGGGAGACCAAATGGGATGTATCTGACCTCTCAGACCACACCCCTGCTGCCAAAG ACAGCTCGGCCTCCCAGCcccacctgctcctcctccctgcccgCCTCCCTCAACTTCAACCACGTCCCCCGCCCACGGAAACCGCGGGACACCAAACCCAAAATGAGGAAACTCAAGTATCACCAGTACATTCCTCCAGACCAGAGAGGAGGGTCAGGGACTGGAG GTGGAGGAGCCAAACAGAAGAGCCCTACCGAGTCTTTAGACCCTGCCTCTTCCCATctcctgaagcagcagcaggtcttCCTCCAGCTGCAAATCCTccagaaccagcagcagcagcaacaacaacaacagcagctcacTGTTGTACCCAG GGGGGATCACAATGATCTTGTGAAGTCCTCTGGAGCCATGCCCCTGAATCCCCAACCTGTTCCCGCCACAACAAACCACACCCCTATGGACACGAACCCCTCGTCCAAGCCTGAGCTTCTCCCTGCAAATCTTGTTGATCTAACA GTGTCAGAGTTGCGGCAGCAGCTGCGTAAGCGTGGCCTCCCTGTCTCCGGCACCAAGCCAGCTCTGTTGCAGCGTCTCCGCCCGTTCCAGCTTCCCCACTCTTGCCTCACTCCTGCTCCCCTCTGCCAGCTGGGTACCAGCCTGGAGCCCCTCACCCCATGTCCCCCGCTGCCACCCAGCCAGAGCCCCGGCTCAAGCTCCAGCTCAGGACTAGACTCACCCAGCAGCAGCCCAAATCAACAGATATACATCCCGGACAGAGGAATTCCTAATGGGATTCTCAGTGACGCTCCAAATGGAATTCTGAACACCGTGCCGAATGGTTTCTCAAATGCTGCGTCAGTTAGTTCGGCAACTGAACAGTGTGGTCTTACCAACGCTGTGTTCCTGGCTCCTGCCAGCACCGCCTCAGGAACTCCAAGTCCCAGTCTACCCATGTCGTCCTCCTCGCCCCTGCAGTGTGGGACTCCCTGGAGAACTGAgaacaagcagcagcaacagcagcaggagctgagTGTGGAGCTGGAGATGAGGGAGAGGTTAAGGAGCAGGCCAAGGGACCGCTCCACTAACACCAGCAACGAG TCTTGTGGAGGATCCCTTCATCCGTTCCTGCAACAGGATCCTGGATGCTCTAGAGGCAAGCCAGAAACAGACGCACAGACAGAGGTGTTGTttacacag GTGTTTTGCTGCCAACCatgtgatgtgattggccaggATTTTGAGCTGCCAGTGCAGATAACAGCAAGTCCTGTCCAGACCTTGCCCGGTGTTCGCAGCTTGGAGGAAGAACTACAGGAGGCAATCCAGAAAGCACAG aTGGACCCTCGGCAGTCCATAGATGACATTCTGGACGAGCCAATGACTTGCGTTG GCTCTGTCAATGTCTGCGATCATAAATCCCCTGCCCACTCAGTCCCCGGCCCTTCGCCTACTCCTCCTCAAGCCGATCAGTCACAGGCCTCCCAGCAGCACAACAAGGATGACAACTTCCTGCCTTCACCGCTTTGCTCCTCTCTCTTGCTGGAgctccctccatctcctgctgTAATAAACCCCAGCCAGGTGATCCCagcccctcccccacctcccatCTGCACCTCCCCTCTGCCGTACGCTGGGAAGTCACGGAAACGACGGGCTCCGACACTGTTTGACGCTGCCGACTGGCTTGAAACGCTTACGTCTGGCCTCCGCCCTCTTACTCCACCGACAGCTCCTTTTGTCGAGTCCGACTTCAGTCTGGATTCAGATCTGAATGTCAGTCGAGTGTTGGATCTAATGATAGAGCAGTGGTAA